The Bacillus alveayuensis genome has a window encoding:
- a CDS encoding uncharacterized protein YozE (UPF0346 family) (product_source=COG4479; cath_funfam=1.10.150.260; cog=COG4479; pfam=PF06855; superfamily=140652), with protein MKSFYQFLLKFRHPKPSDAISQFANDAYNDHSFPKSSTNYHEISSYLELNGHYLDSMSIFDEAWEKYELESFGQK; from the coding sequence ATGAAATCATTCTATCAATTTTTACTAAAATTCCGCCATCCGAAGCCAAGTGATGCAATTAGTCAATTTGCCAATGATGCGTACAATGATCATAGCTTTCCTAAATCGTCTACTAATTATCATGAAATAAGCTCTTATTTAGAACTAAATGGCCATTACCTGGATAGTATGAGCATTTTTGATGAAGCATGGGAAAAATATGAATTAGAATCATTTGGACAAAAATAA